The proteins below are encoded in one region of Williamwhitmania sp.:
- a CDS encoding glycoside hydrolase family 3 C-terminal domain-containing protein, producing NGWLLNDVLRKQWGFKGFVVTDYTSINELIPHGVAADSADAGRLAINAGVDMDMQGDIYNKYLAGLVKQGKVSVKTINEAVKRILVAKYELGLFSDPYRYCNNAREKTEIMTPEHMEFARKFAARSCVLLKNKNNVLPLSSSVKSIAVIGPLADAKQDMLGSWSAAGDGNKCISLLEGVQNALSPNTKITYEKGCNINDNSTASIAKAVSAARGAQVVILALGESRDMSGEAASRSNIDLPGVQQMLAETVIKANPNTVVVLFNGRPLTITNLDAIAPSILEAWFGGTEAGNGVADVLFGKYNPSGRLTMSFPRNMGQIPIYYNHKNTGRPVDPSKVEKYKSKYIDCSNDPLYPFGYGLSYTTFDYSNVVLDKNEYTANDTIVARISVMNSGKVNGEEVIQLYVRDLVGEVTRPVLELKGFKKVFIPAGQSVTVTFKLTPNDLKYYHSNMDYSWDPGVFEIHIGPNSAQTNMARFTLK from the coding sequence CAATGGTTGGCTCCTCAACGACGTTCTTCGTAAACAATGGGGTTTTAAAGGATTTGTTGTTACCGATTACACCTCTATCAACGAGCTAATTCCACATGGCGTGGCTGCCGACTCTGCAGATGCCGGTAGATTGGCTATCAATGCCGGAGTCGACATGGACATGCAGGGAGATATTTATAATAAATACTTAGCTGGGCTTGTTAAGCAGGGAAAAGTTTCTGTGAAAACAATCAATGAAGCGGTTAAGCGCATCCTTGTGGCTAAGTATGAGTTGGGGCTCTTTTCCGATCCTTACCGCTACTGCAACAATGCTAGGGAGAAAACCGAAATTATGACTCCCGAGCACATGGAATTTGCCCGCAAGTTTGCCGCTCGATCATGCGTTCTTTTGAAAAACAAGAACAATGTGCTCCCACTCTCCTCCTCGGTTAAGTCTATCGCAGTGATTGGACCTCTTGCCGATGCTAAGCAGGACATGCTCGGCAGCTGGTCGGCAGCTGGTGATGGAAACAAGTGCATTTCACTCCTCGAAGGTGTACAAAATGCACTTTCACCTAACACAAAAATCACCTATGAAAAGGGTTGTAACATTAACGATAACTCCACTGCAAGTATTGCTAAAGCTGTTTCTGCGGCTCGAGGTGCACAGGTGGTAATTCTTGCGCTTGGAGAGAGCCGCGACATGAGCGGTGAGGCTGCTAGTAGAAGCAATATCGACCTTCCTGGAGTTCAGCAAATGCTGGCAGAAACAGTGATCAAGGCAAATCCGAACACGGTAGTTGTGCTATTCAATGGTCGACCTCTTACTATAACAAATCTCGATGCCATTGCTCCATCCATTCTTGAGGCATGGTTTGGTGGCACCGAGGCTGGAAATGGCGTGGCCGACGTTCTTTTTGGAAAGTATAATCCATCGGGTAGGTTAACTATGTCCTTCCCAAGAAATATGGGACAAATTCCCATTTACTACAACCACAAGAATACAGGACGCCCTGTTGATCCTTCAAAAGTTGAGAAGTACAAGTCGAAATACATCGACTGCTCCAACGACCCGCTCTACCCGTTCGGCTATGGACTTAGCTACACCACCTTCGATTACTCCAACGTGGTGCTCGACAAAAACGAATACACTGCCAACGACACCATTGTAGCAAGGATAAGTGTAATGAATTCGGGTAAGGTTAACGGCGAGGAGGTTATTCAACTCTATGTTCGCGATTTGGTCGGTGAGGTTACCAGACCGGTTCTAGAGCTAAAAGGGTTTAAGAAGGTTTTCATTCCTGCTGGACAAAGCGTTACGGTTACCTTTAAGCTCACTCCCAACGATTTGAAATACTATCACAGCAACATGGATTACTCTTGGGATCCGGGGGTATTTGAGATACATATTGGTCCTAACTCGGCACAAACAAATATGGCAAGATTTACTCTCAAATAG